GCCGCGTTAAACTGCTTATTTTACCGATTTCCAGTACCTACACACCCCTAACAGTTTCAGTACCCTTTAATATGGTCGATTATGGTACTGAAACGCAATTCAGTATTTTACTGTACTTGCTTAAGTACAATTTCTCAACTAACCATTCATTTGCCTACTTTTTACGTTATTCATAGTGAAACTGTTAGTAGGCATAGTTCTGTTCAGTAGGTCGGTCCAGCAGTTTATAAAGATTTAGTTAGTAGTCTGAAAAATTCAGTATGTTCAGGTAGGGTTAgtagtttgattttaaaaactaatcaataataaaatcactgTAGGTTATAGCTAGTAGTTTACCAAAATTTAGTACTTTTGTTATAAGTACTGTGAAAAATTCAGTACCTTTGATCACTAGTTCAGAAAGTTCAGTAGGAAGAATTAGCAGTTTGACGGAAAAAAGTCATCAGTTGTAGGTTAGTCATATACAAAATTGTAAGTATGTTTTCACATCATTGCAGTTTAAGTAGGGTACAAGGAATAAGTAGCATTCGTTAGCATAATGGCATGACTTTGCTCCGAGCTACCCGCtgatttgttttattagtGAGCTATAGTGCAACCTCATCTACTATCAATTAGTGATTTATTGTTTAGACGAAAATGGCTGCTAAATTTATACCGAAGTTAAGTGTCAAATGTGTCCCCAGTTAATCGATTTGACAAATCCAATAAATGAAGGAGATGAGTGTTTTCATAGTCCTTAACAAAACATTGGCGTCTACGCTGAGAATCTCTGGGATGAGTTACCAGTAAGTAGGCGAGGTCCTTTTAacacaattattttaaaatataaattagaagtttaatttgatattacattttaaataaaataaatatatgcataaatttctgttttgaatgaattaagtgaatttttatgaaaaataacCAATAATTATATTGAATGTATTGCAATGTGTTTAGGGAATGACCGAAAAATTTGCTGTGACTTCGCAATTCCGTgcctgaaatttgtttaattttttcattttgtcatGCAATGTAAAGTCTACAGCTCTGTCGTTTCTAATACGTAAAATTTTGCATGATGGATGTTTCATACAATGTTGAAAATGGTGCGAGAATGAAAGCAATCGTAGATATTCCAAGTAGAGACTCATTTACAGAGCCTGATTTGTGGGTGGTTAAACATATGTTTCTTCAAAAAGTTGAGTCAGAGAGTAAAATTCATTTACTGGGACTGGAGGTTGTGCGAGTTGATCAagtagaaatatatatattcgaTGAAGATTCGGTGACGAGTTTCTTATGACAGAAACCTATGTAATTCCAGACAGggccaaaaatttaattgcaaAAGTGGTGTTGAAGTTAGTTGAAGCTGATGATGGGACGCAGTAAATGTATGACAGTAAGTTGTTAAAAACTAATCACTTTCCATTGTAGCTAATAAAgcttttttacatttcaggCCAATCTCAATATACTGAATCACTTGTAGGTACAGAACAAAGTTTGGTATTAGACCCCAAACAGAACATCAGAATATGACTGTGAAAGAGTCACTCTTACACCGACATGTGCCACGACAAGAAGACCAATTCCAAACCAGCTCACCTAATATTTAGTAAGTCAGTAGTTTTAATTGCTATTGTCAGTAATTTCATACTAAATTTTCATTATCTATAATATAGGTCAGGATATGTATTATCCCAGTATGGATTCGCAGCAAGTGCATTCACAACCACTTTACGATGACAGTCAGATGTCACCCAATTCTAGTGTTCTGGATGACACTGAAAGCATTCCATTACGAGGAGGGTTTGCTACGAGTACTCAGACCGACCCGAGTGTCTCTCAACCTTTTCACACTTTTCACTTCACAGCGAAATTGTTTACAACTGGTGTACCATTTGAACAATAAAGCAAGCCCAGCACTTGTGAGGCATCACCATCAGGCTCAGGCAGCCAAAAAAGAATCTGTGATTCTTCAGGAGAAGAAAGCTCTGACCAAGAAAAGGATGTTGATAAATCAGGGATCACAACATCAACCGAACATGATGAAGCTTCAGGCCAAAACTCGAAAGGTGATGGTGAACGCCTAagtatttctttaattttcaatcatAATTGATACATAAATTACTAATCTAGAAATGCAAtttatattgatttttttttcagacaatcCTCCACTAACCATCCCAAGTTATGGCCCTTTACCATGGCAATGTCGTCTAATACGCAAAGTAACTTTTGGATACTTCGATATTATCCACATATTCAGTTTACTATTGGTTTTAAACTTGCACTTTGAAATGTTATCTTGTATACGTGACAAcctgaataaataattaaaagcaGCAAGTTTATGATATTTAGTGggttgaaaatgttttagtAGGTTGGTAATCAGTTAGTAGCCACTGCTACGAAGGTGCCGAACCATTTCAGTAGGATCCACTCCCTTACGGTTAGTATAGAGAAACTCCTGAAATGAATGCCGTATTTTAAGGGGTCAAAATTTTTAAGtagggggtggggtgggggtaATTAAAGCAGAAAAGAATTGTTAGTGGTTCAGTTTATTTTAAGTAAGCTATTCACTGGATAGGGGTGTCTAATATAATTAGAAAGGcgagtaaaaaaaaggtagaagAATATCGAAGTAGTTTCATTCAATTGGTTAGTAAGCTGTCCCCGAGTAGCAGTTACACATAAGTAGGATAGCGCCACTGTGTGAAGAGAGGTTCAGCGCTGATAAGAGATAGAAAAGAATAGGCCTACTTGGTTCCGATGAAACGGATGCCAAGTTTTGAGGCCACTATCAGCAATGCATCCAGAGTGGGCTGAATTTTACGTGGGCTGGATCCAACTAGTGAAACATAGGCATAGGTGATGGCTTTGTAAAGCGTGTTGAAGAGCAAGAAGCCAGAGTTTGACAATCCTTAAGGGCTTCGGATGAGTGGCTTGGCGGCGAGATTAAAGATGATTGAGTTTAGGTTATCTACTTGGTGGACGCCTGATATGGGCTTGACCAGAAATAGCGCCTTGCTGACGACGAATTGGGACGTGTTTTCCTGGTAGATGTTCGATAGGATGTCGTGGAGGACAGGTGGGATTGGTAGGCTCTGGTGGGTGGAGCAAGTCATCAGGAAGGGCGAGTCAAAAGCGTTGGCCAGGTCCAGCCAGCAGATGGCCAGgtccttcttcttcagctTTGCTTCCTCGATAGCAAACTCTAGAAGCATGGTATGCTCTAGGATACTGTGGACCCCAATAAGGAAACCCTTATGTTCTGGAAACAGCCGTTCCCTGCAACTGGTGACCTAGTTGCCATAGTTGTCAGTGGATCCTTTCTTGTAGACAAGTGTGGTGAGAACGGATTTCCTACCAGAGGGAATTCCAAGGCCACTTTGCAAAAAGCCTCTTATTGTTTTGGAATGCACCGCGATTTGGAGGGGCATCACTCATCCAGCTAGTTTTTGGCCACCTGGACCGAGACTGTCTAGCCACTCATAGCCGTTCATTTGCCTCAGAAATGGCAGAAAACTACCGATGTGTTAGCAACGACGTTGAAAAACCTATAATCTGCTTTGGTTGTTAGAAACCACTTTTTGATCCAAAATCCATTGACAAGTTACGGGGCATTCCAAGCATCGTCTTCGAGAATGGTCAACATTGCGACTatctcataaaaaaaaacagctggtatttttttttacgaaaacGACATTTTTCGCCGACGTCTGCCGAACTTTCCGGCATTTCCTTCTGCTTCATCGGCAAATTCAACAAAGTATTCATGAGAATCTGCCGAGCCACCGCGGATTATCGTGCGCTCGCCGCGGATTCGTCAACACACGCGTGTTCATTTTCCAGTGAACTGGACGCAATAATTTTATCCCCCCTAATATTGTCATTCACCCGTGTATGTAAGTCGttaatgtttcttttctctactcTCATGTCATGTTcatattgattcattgattgtcCAAAGGAAAACACTTggtcaattttgttttccgcTCGTTGAAAAAGGCGTGAGTTGACGCCATCCGACAAAGGTTTACCCCTTGTCGACCTAACCAAGAAAGCTTAAGCTTACCATATAGCTTGCTATATTTAAGGAAGCCGACGAAAGGATCGGGCTTATTCTTGAAGCCATTTTGGCTATCCTTCCTCTATTTAGGCCCCACCCAGGTAAACCCACGGCAGCTAGTTTATCTTCTAGTGGCGATAGTTGAAAACTTGGTTTCTTGCTTTCTTCAAAGATCCCATcaatatacatttttttcatcatctgATTCAAGTTTTAGTTATGCATTCAAGAATAGAGCAAGCGTCGCATAGAGTCAGCTATAAGGCGTCGACTTAAGATCCTGATGCTTAAGTTCGATTCCCATAAGAAGGAAAGATGCTTTAGGACAAATCAACTTCTTTTCGAACATTCTCTGCTTAAGATCTGTAGTGCTGTAAACTGTCGTAAACAATACTGATGATTCGTGCACCTTCAAGATAAAGGGGACTATCAAACTTCGAATTCACCGACGAGTTCCTCCACATTTCGAACAATAAACCCCATGACAATTGAAAGTtaagttttcaaatttttttatgttgttgaaaaaaaatggtaggCCTACTTCCCACAGTATTTTCACAATAATAATCCCACAAAACCTTATTCAATAGCGTTATACATTTGATAAAAGTGAAAGCAAACTGGAAAATTCCTTACTAAAATGAGCAACCCTCTGTGTCGATGCGATTTATTTGCTTTCAGATTCCATTTGTATCTGGGAAGTGTTTCGTGCTGGCATAGCTCAGTATCAAACTTTCAAACTAGACTTTGCAACCGAGAAAACAAGACCAAAGTCAGTATAGATGCTGATCACGAAAGCGGTCGtctttcattaaatttgtTGCAAGACTAGTTTTGAAAAAACTATGATTGTCTACACCAATAATGTTGCAAAAGCACGCaccatgaatttgaaaataaattccgcccaaaaaatgtgaaaaggtgaaaaataACGGCAGATTACGCCCATCACATCACGCCATTACATCATGTCAacgcaaataaagaaaacaaaaaaatgtgtaaaacAAATATATCAAAATATGTACAGTAGCTACacaaagtttccgcacagctgagagaagcttatgggaaaacgggtattttgaaaattcgccaaaaatcgagttttcgtcggacgaaaacgatttttggacAGGGGGTTCTTAGACTTAAGGTTTATagcatatattttttgggtattttttctttcacgggaacgtcccttttaaattggaagtaaaagtttccgcacagtcgAGAGGGCCAATAGTAAATCGTACTACTTTGGCTCTATTGTACTGGACGGAAAAGAGGGCTAGGAGAGTTCTTTagggcttaaaaaaaagagcatcgtTAGCTCTATAACCTCATCTGAAATGTTGACCCCCATGCCATTTGAGAAATCACTTTAATTtcgatgtgaaaatgaaaagttttcatttctcagttattttctctttgttccccctcccgtagttgccggtttttccaaataccgagattttaaatgttaggggcagggggagaaaaaagacaggTCATCTCTaggaccttttttttagacttggtatttggaaaaccggcaactacgggaggggggaacaaagggaaaataactgagaaatgaaatttttcattttcacatcgaAATTAAAGTGATTTCTCAAATAGCATGGGGGTCGAAATTATAAATGAGGTTATAGAGCTAacgatgctctttttttttaaccctaaAGAACTCTCCTAGCCCTATTTTCCGTCCAGtacaagagagccaaagtAGTACGATTTACTATTGGCCCTCTcgactgtgcggaaacttttacttccaatttaaaagggacgttcccgtgaaagaaaaaatacccaaaaaatatatgctATAAACCTTAAGTCTAAGAACCCCCTgtccaaaaatcgttttcgtccgacgaaaactcgatttttggcgaattttcaaaatacccgttttcccataagcttctctcagctGTCCGGAAACTTTGTGTAGCTACTGTATATAATGTGATGTGGTCCATTTATTCCAGGTGTGTCTCGTAGAACCAAGAAAGTATCTCCACTGTGTTGAATTCCATCAGTGGTTTCACCGTAGTTGCCAGATCAGCATGACCTTGAAATTTATTAAGGCTTTCATATGATCAGTCTTCAAACATAGAAATCCTGGAAAACTCGAATTTTTAAACATGAGCCAATGTCAGTTAAAacagtgattttttttttaaacagagaGGAGTCGAGACGTCAACGAGTTTTTGGCCAACATAAATAACGGACAACACGAGTTTTTAAAGAGGGTCTAACAGATAAAATATGTCGGTTAAAActtatgaaaaaataataaaatactttACTGAGTTACTTTACTGCAAGGGAAATTTCGGGGTAGTGTACACGTTTTAATACCACAACACAATATTACAATAACTTCCAGTTCACGAGATTTCGGCCAGGCAGCGCGCCTCGGCCGTGCACTCACGAACGGAAACACACAGATACAGCCCTTCGAAGATCAGGAATTGGTTTATCATTTACTTTCTTCACCTCCTGTTCAACATCGATGGTGATTGGGAATATTGAgaaagatgaagaatgaaAATCAAAGATGGATGAGAAACGAGAGGCTTGGGGAGTAAGTCCTTCTTCTTTAGCTCCGCTTTCTCGATGGAAAACTCTGGTAGCATAGTTACCTTGGTTACCTCTTAGCTACCTTGGACCCGTGGAAGGAAACCCTTTTGTTCCGGAAACAGCCGTTTCCTGCGGCTGGTAACCATAGTCATACGAGAGGTGGCAGTGCTAGAAAACAGTTTATAAGGTTTGGAAAGAAGAGATATGGATCAGAAGTTGCAGAAAAGAAGTTCAGTTCATATTTAATAGTTTTCAGTAGATCCTTTCTTGTAGACAGTGATGAAAGGAGTGGATTTCTTACCAGAGGAAACTCCAAGGCGCAAAACTTCTTTGTAAACTTTTTCGCAAAGAATCTCCAGCGGACGGCTATCAGGAGAGGATGCCTTTGAATTacattattgattcaattgatttttgagGCTCTCTGTATCTTGCATGCCTTCAAAATTGTCACGcgacggggggggggagagagtaGAAACATCAGAAAACGgtctgaaattgaatttttaaaaataaaaaagatttatgCTTAAAAACAGATAATTGTGTTCATTGTCAATTTTGGGTATATTTCATATTTCGGCAGGAAATATCAGAAAATCATCTGAAATAAACCCAGCTAGCAGAgtatatttcccaaatattgctaaaatattatattcctacaattgagatgttggtaaaatatttttttaaaatatttttccaatatatttttgcacccaaatttgttggctcacaatattttttcaacttattttacttattttacttttattggtgaaataacagttttactacttttaaaatttcaaatctggttgttgtgtCTTTAATTATATAGTGCAGCATTGcatcttttttcatcttcaactTGTTATTACAAAGGATTCCATTTGaacttctattttgtttttggtctagactgggtttgaaccatcacacCTTGAGTCACCAATCCAattctataaccactacaccatcagcGATATTTCATTTGCTTTTCGACTTGAggcaataaaagtttttaacttctAGAAGCCACGTAAACAAGGGTTAAGAGGGGATTCCCTAAAGGGATTTGTCCCGACAGGCAATAGAGAGCCACGGTTGTccctacggccaaaaaaaggATAAGTCAAGTCCCGTaatggtaaaatattgttttccgagaatattcttcggtcgataacccacatattggtataatattagattattactttgctgcgtcaaggtggctgttaaattgttttgttgttttgttgttttcccaatgaatgactataatcaaagaagaataaatcaatattacgttttgttattttcccaataacggatcattaaaaaagtaataaatcctttttttatgaaaaagctatagtcttttacatttaacatgcgttcaaaatcctaaatgttttatatcgtATTCAATTCGTTAGTTCTGCATACAATTGCCTAAATGAACAATCCAATTGTCTTAAAATACAGATCTTGTACAAGTCTCGGACAACTAAATTACGTACTTCGAATTTAAAACCTTACCTCCACGCTAACGTGATATAATTTATCTTAAACGTTAAGgagatgaaatgttaaaactgctattattatatatccatataggtaattctatggaggttggttcaaacccactttcagcaaacaaatgacttatgaaacaaatagtctcaataatcataaattcctacactgatgtaattaaatcgatttttctcacgctgggctataaccatgacaatgtgtaagtatgcactGGTCACATCGGGACTTTAAAATCATAACTGTGGCTGGtgaagtggttatagcattggattggtgacACAAATGATAATGGCTCGGCAATAAATTCAGCACCTAATACAACAAtcatttaggattttgaacgtGTGGTGAATGTAAAAAACTATAGCTTTTTTATAGAAAACGATGAATTCCTTATTTTATgatccgttattgggaaaataaaacaaaataatattaatttattcatctttgataaaagtcatttattgggaaaataaaaaaaaaatttaacagccaccttgtcgcaacaaagtaataatataatattataccaatatgtgggtgttcgatcgaagaatattgtcggaaaaaaatattttaccaataaagacatgctaGCTGGGAAGTATTTTCTTAAACTATAGTCCAGAAAAAAccccgattttgaccaaattttggattttgttGTAAACTACTAAATCGTCGAAAAATCTTCATGCAGATTTATAATTTAGGTttgttttgattaaaaatgtaTTCTTATCGAAGATAAAATCATACTTCTCAAAAAAGTAGCCTTAATACTTTCTTATCgtgttggagacctttcctgtCACCAAGAGCAATATTATTATAGGAAACAGTGTGGAAAAACTTATTCCTCAATAAAAACACAAGATTTCTCtttatatgtgataggttgCATAAGTGTTGAAGAAAACCTAAAATACTACAAAATTATTGAACAATTCTCATAACTTGCGTTGTAGACATTATCTCTtacttataaaggtaattattgtTGTGAATGAAAGTGGAAttatctattttacaataaaaacataagaTAATTCCTGATATGTGATAGGTTCAGTtgtgtagaagaaaaaaaaacaagatacTTCCCAAATATGTTTCTTAAATAtttctcagatcccagtttaATCTCATCTCATAtaatctcttctctt
The sequence above is drawn from the Daphnia pulicaria isolate SC F1-1A chromosome 1, SC_F0-13Bv2, whole genome shotgun sequence genome and encodes:
- the LOC124315457 gene encoding uncharacterized protein LOC124315457; protein product: MLLEFAIEEAKLKKKDLAICWLDLANAFDSPFLMTCSTHQSLPIPPVLHDILSNIYQENTSQFVVSKALFLVKPISGVHQVDNLNSIIFNLAAKPLIRSP